AGCGCAGGCCCCCGGCGTCGCGGGGACCGTCGTCGAACACGTGTCCCAGGTGGCTGTCGGCCCCGGTCGAGCGCGCCTCGGTGCGCTTCATGAACAGCGAGCGGTCGGTGCGCGTGGTCACGGACTCCGCGTCGATCGGCTTCGTGAAGCTCGGCCATCCGGTGCCGCTGTCGAACTTGTCGGTCGACGAGAACAGGGGCTGGCCCGAGACCACGTCGACGTAGATGCCGTCGTCGTGGTTGTTCCAGTACGCGTTGCGGAACGGCGGCTCGGTGCCGTCCTCCTGCGTGACCTCGTACTGGAGGTGCGTGAGGTCGCTGACGGCCTCGGAAGTCTTGCGGTAGTCGTTCGACATGATCTGGCTCCTTTGTCCGACGCGGCTGGCTGCGGCGTCTCTCATCACAACCAGGCGACGCCAC
The sequence above is drawn from the Candidatus Microbacterium colombiense genome and encodes:
- the msrB gene encoding peptide-methionine (R)-S-oxide reductase MsrB, whose protein sequence is MSNDYRKTSEAVSDLTHLQYEVTQEDGTEPPFRNAYWNNHDDGIYVDVVSGQPLFSSTDKFDSGTGWPSFTKPIDAESVTTRTDRSLFMKRTEARSTGADSHLGHVFDDGPRDAGGLRYCMNSAALRFVPVDRLEEEGYGRYSPLFSASTTDTEEQS